The proteins below are encoded in one region of Rhododendron vialii isolate Sample 1 chromosome 7a, ASM3025357v1:
- the LOC131332229 gene encoding cryptochrome DASH, chloroplastic/mitochondrial isoform X2: MSTFRWSLSSPRLSLRKLLYNHNPPPQPHHLCLHGGGVACSPIMSASTNSDQNNNTHFIPASASTSMAESYQVVPGGGPCSSSTTSSDETDQFAEQTFQRYAVSQSSSDIARRNGKGIAIVWFRNDLRVLDNEALYRAWVSSEAVLPLYCVDPRLFNAATHYFGFPKTGALRAQFLIECLADLKKKLMKMGLNLLIQHGKPEEIIPTLVKAFGAHTVYAHKETCSEEVNVERLVSSCLRKVETSTNIAKLQLVWGSTMYHIDDLPFNTSCLPDVYTQFRKSVESKSKVRGCIKIPSSLSPPPSIGDWGHVPSLDQLGHLGEKVNKGMRFVGGESAALSRVNEYFWKKDLLRIYKETRNGMLGPDYSTKFSPWLASGSLSPRFIYEEVKRYEKERLSNDSTYWVLFELIWRDYFRFLSIKYGNSIFHLGGPRKLQLSWSQDQLLFDSWRDGRTGYPLIDANMKELSTTGFMSNRGRQVLGMTHEKIGTSASLSKPKHMILKGSM, encoded by the exons ATGTCTACTTTTCGTTGGTCACTTTCATCGCCACGTCTATCCCTAAGAAAACTGCTCTACAACCACAACCCCCCGCCACAACCTCACCATCTCTGCCTCCACGGTGGTGGTGTTGCCTGTTCTCCCATAATGTCTGCTAGTACAAATtctgatcaaaataataatacccATTTCATACCAGCTTCTGCTTCTACTTCTATGGCGGAGTCGTACCAAGTAGTCCCGGGAGGAGGGCCGTGCAGTAGTAGTACTACTTCTTCGGACGAAACAGACCAATTTGCTGAGCAAACTTTTCAAAGGTACGCAGTTTCTCAGTCTTCGTCCGATATTGCAAGGAGAAATGGAAAGGGAATAGCCATTgtttggttcaggaacgatttgAGGGTGTTGGACAATGAGGCTTTGTATAGGGCCTGGGTTTCGTCCGAGGCTGTTTTGCCTTTGTATTGTGTGGATCCTCGACTTTTCAATGCTGCCACCCATTATTTTGGCTTTCCGAAAACTGGAG CTTTGAGAGCTCAATTTCTCATCGAATGCTTGGCTGActtgaaaaagaaattgatgaAGATGGGCCTAAACTTGCTCATTCAGCATGGAAAGCCAGAGGAAATTATCCCTACACTCGTGAAAGCATTTGGAGCCCACACA GTGTATGCCCATAAAGAAACCTGCAGTGAGGAGGTCAATGTAGAGAGATTGGTTAGCAGTTGTTTGCGAAAGGTGGAGACTTCCACAAACATTGCTAAACTCCAATTGGTTTGGGGAAGTACTATGTACCATATAGATGACCTGCCGTTTAATACCAGTTGTTTACCAGATGTTTATACTCAGTTCCGTAAG TCAGTTGAATCCAAGTCTAAGGTGCGAGGTTGTATTAAGATCCCATCATCACTCAGTCCTCCACCCAGCATTGGGGATTGGGGACATGTTCCTTCACTTGATCAGCTTGGACATCTTGGGGAAAAG GTCAACAAAGGGATGAGATTTGTGGGTGGGGAAAGCGCCGCACTGAGTAGAGTGAACGAGTATTTCTGGAAGAAG GATTTGCTGAGGATCTATAAGGAAACACGGAATGGGATGTTAGGGCCTGATTACTCAACAAAATTTTCCCCATGGCTTGCTTCAGGAAGTCTTTCTCCCCGTTTCATATATGAAGAG GTAAAGAGATACGAAAAGGAGAGACTATCAAATGATTCCACATACTG GGTTTTATTCGAATTGATATGGAGGGATTACTTCAGGTTCCTATCAATCAAATACGGAAATTCTATTTTCCATTTAG GTGGTCCAAGAAAACTGCAGTTGAGTTGGAGTCAAGACCAGCTTTTGTTTGATTCTTGGAGAGATGGCCGTACCGG GTACCCTCTCATAGATGCTAACATGAAAGAACTGTCAACCACCGGCTTCATGTCAAACCGAGGGAGACAG